In Pseudomonas nunensis, a single window of DNA contains:
- a CDS encoding fused DSP-PTPase phosphatase/NAD kinase-like protein, whose amino-acid sequence MPNTRLVPAMCLSLIAFFNLSLACADDATSSRPAEWAQSVDAKYNLYQMSPTLYRSALPDSGVVPLLEKLKVGTVISFLPESDKGWISSPDINLVQLPYRTNHVDDAQVIAALRAIQAAEAKGPVLMHCKHGSDRTGLMAAMYRVVVQGWSKEDALNEMTEGGFGDSTHFKDGVRYMMQADADKLRTALANGDCSTSPFAMCSMQSWFKSANVEK is encoded by the coding sequence ATGCCCAACACCCGTCTAGTCCCCGCGATGTGCCTGTCGTTGATTGCCTTTTTCAATCTGTCACTGGCCTGTGCCGACGACGCCACATCGTCGCGACCTGCTGAATGGGCGCAATCGGTGGACGCGAAATACAACCTCTACCAGATGTCACCGACCCTCTACCGCAGCGCATTGCCGGACAGCGGGGTCGTACCGTTGCTGGAAAAACTCAAGGTGGGCACCGTCATCAGTTTCCTGCCGGAGTCAGACAAGGGCTGGATATCCTCGCCTGACATCAACCTGGTCCAACTGCCTTATCGCACCAATCACGTGGATGACGCACAGGTGATCGCGGCCCTTCGCGCGATTCAGGCCGCCGAGGCCAAAGGTCCGGTGTTGATGCATTGCAAACACGGTTCCGATCGCACCGGCCTGATGGCGGCGATGTACCGGGTGGTGGTGCAAGGTTGGAGCAAGGAAGACGCACTGAATGAAATGACCGAGGGCGGTTTTGGTGACAGCACCCACTTCAAGGATGGCGTTCGCTACATGATGCAGGCCGATGCCGACAAATTGCGCACGGCGTTGGCCAATGGTGATTGCAGCACTAGCCCGTTCGCCATGTGCTCGATGCAGAGCTGGTTCAAATCGGCGAATGTCGAAAAGTAG
- the prlC gene encoding oligopeptidase A has product MFLPAKVPTVSVNNPLLQSYDLPPFSAIRAEHVQPAIEQILADNRAAIIEILKTQGKQPTWAGLVLAMDELNDRLGAAWSPVSHLNAVCNSAELREAYESCLPALSAYSTEMGQNRELFQAFEALANSPEAAGFDVAQKTILEHALRDFRLSGIDLPEAEQKRYAEVQSKLSELGSRFSNQLLDATQAWTKHVTDEAVLAGLTDSAKAQMAAAAQAKGLEGFLITLEFPSYYAVMTYAQDRALREEVYAAYCTRASDQGPNAGQNDNSPVMEEILDLRQELAKLLGFASFSELSLATKMAESSDQVLSFLRDLAKRSKPFAAQDLEQLKAYAAEQGCPDLQSWDSGFYGEKLREQRYSVAQEALRAYFPIDKVLGGLFAIVQRLYGIEIAEQKGFDTWHPDVRLFEIKENGQHVGRFFFDLYARANKRGGAWMDGARDRRRNVAGVLQSPVANLVCNFTPADSGKPALLTHDEVTTLFHEFGHGLHHLLTRVEHAGVSGINGVAWDAVELPSQFMENWCWEPEGLALISGHYETGEPLPQDLLGKMLAAKNFQSGLMMVRQLEFSLFDFELHATHGDGRSVLQVLEGVRDEVSVMRPPAYNRFPNSFAHIFAGGYAAGYYSYKWAEVLSADAFSKFEEDGVLNAETGRAFREAILARGGSQEPMVLFVDFRGRAPTIDALLRHSGLSEDAAA; this is encoded by the coding sequence ATGTTTCTTCCAGCCAAGGTGCCAACCGTGAGCGTGAACAACCCTCTTTTGCAGTCCTACGACCTGCCGCCGTTCTCGGCGATACGTGCCGAACACGTGCAACCGGCGATTGAACAAATCCTGGCTGACAACCGCGCCGCCATTATCGAGATCCTCAAAACCCAGGGCAAACAACCGACCTGGGCCGGCCTGGTGCTGGCGATGGACGAACTCAATGATCGCCTGGGCGCGGCCTGGAGCCCGGTCAGCCACTTGAACGCCGTGTGCAACAGCGCCGAATTGCGTGAAGCCTACGAGTCCTGCCTGCCGGCGCTGAGCGCCTACTCCACCGAGATGGGCCAGAACCGCGAATTGTTCCAGGCCTTCGAAGCCCTAGCCAACAGCCCGGAAGCCGCCGGTTTCGACGTGGCGCAAAAAACTATCCTGGAACACGCCCTGCGTGACTTCCGTCTGTCGGGTATCGACCTGCCGGAAGCCGAGCAGAAGCGTTACGCCGAAGTGCAGAGCAAGCTCTCGGAACTGGGCAGCCGCTTCTCCAACCAGTTGCTCGACGCCACTCAGGCCTGGACCAAACACGTCACCGACGAAGCCGTCCTCGCCGGTCTGACCGATTCGGCCAAGGCGCAAATGGCTGCCGCAGCACAGGCCAAAGGTCTGGAAGGTTTCCTGATTACCCTGGAATTCCCGAGCTACTACGCGGTGATGACTTACGCCCAGGACCGCGCCCTGCGCGAAGAAGTCTACGCCGCCTACTGCACCCGTGCGTCGGACCAAGGCCCGAATGCCGGACAGAACGACAACAGCCCGGTGATGGAAGAAATCCTCGACCTGCGCCAGGAATTGGCCAAGCTGCTGGGTTTCGCCAGCTTCTCGGAGCTGAGTCTGGCCACCAAAATGGCCGAATCCAGCGACCAGGTTCTAAGTTTCCTACGAGACCTGGCCAAGCGCAGCAAGCCGTTCGCCGCTCAGGATCTGGAACAGCTCAAGGCCTACGCCGCCGAACAAGGCTGCCCGGACCTGCAAAGCTGGGACAGCGGTTTCTACGGTGAAAAACTCCGTGAACAACGTTACAGCGTTGCCCAGGAAGCCCTTCGCGCCTACTTCCCGATCGACAAAGTGCTGGGCGGCCTGTTCGCCATCGTTCAGCGCCTGTACGGCATCGAGATCGCCGAGCAAAAAGGCTTCGACACCTGGCACCCGGATGTTCGCCTGTTCGAAATCAAGGAAAACGGCCAGCACGTCGGCCGCTTCTTCTTTGACCTGTACGCCCGCGCCAACAAGCGCGGCGGTGCGTGGATGGACGGCGCTCGTGACCGTCGTCGCAATGTCGCAGGTGTGCTGCAAAGCCCGGTAGCCAATCTGGTGTGCAACTTCACCCCGGCGGACAGCGGCAAGCCTGCGCTGCTGACCCACGATGAAGTCACCACTCTGTTCCACGAATTCGGCCATGGCCTGCATCACCTGCTGACCCGCGTCGAGCATGCCGGCGTGTCCGGCATCAACGGCGTGGCGTGGGATGCGGTCGAGTTGCCAAGCCAGTTCATGGAAAACTGGTGCTGGGAGCCTGAAGGCCTGGCGCTGATTTCCGGTCACTACGAAACCGGCGAACCGCTGCCGCAAGACTTGTTGGGCAAAATGCTCGCGGCGAAGAACTTCCAGTCCGGCCTGATGATGGTGCGCCAACTGGAGTTCTCGCTGTTCGACTTCGAACTGCACGCCACCCACGGCGACGGTCGTAGCGTGCTGCAAGTGCTCGAAGGCGTGCGCGACGAAGTGTCGGTCATGCGTCCGCCGGCCTACAACCGCTTCCCGAACAGCTTCGCGCACATCTTCGCCGGTGGTTACGCGGCGGGTTATTACAGCTACAAGTGGGCTGAAGTGCTGTCGGCCGATGCCTTCTCGAAGTTCGAAGAAGACGGCGTGCTCAATGCCGAAACCGGTCGCGCGTTCCGCGAAGCGATCCTGGCGCGCGGTGGTTCGCAGGAACCGATGGTGCTGTTCGTCGACTTCCGTGGCCGTGCGCCAACGATTGACGCACTCTTGCGCCACAGCGGCCTGAGTGAGGACGCGGCAGCATGA
- a CDS encoding OsmC family protein → MAITKKASAHWEGDLKTGIGSISTETGVLREAPYGFKARFEGGKGTNPEELIGAAHAGCFSMAFSMILGDAGLKADSIDTNAEVTLDQVDGGFAITAVKLILKAKIPGATQAQFEELSNKAKEGCPVSKVLNAKISLDATLVS, encoded by the coding sequence ATGGCTATCACGAAGAAAGCATCGGCTCATTGGGAAGGTGACCTGAAAACCGGCATCGGTTCGATTTCCACGGAAACCGGTGTTCTCAGAGAAGCACCCTATGGCTTCAAGGCCCGTTTCGAAGGCGGCAAAGGCACCAATCCTGAAGAGTTGATCGGCGCAGCCCATGCCGGTTGTTTCTCCATGGCGTTTTCGATGATCCTCGGCGATGCAGGCCTCAAGGCTGACAGCATCGATACCAATGCCGAGGTCACCCTGGATCAGGTCGACGGTGGTTTTGCGATCACCGCGGTGAAACTGATTCTCAAGGCAAAAATCCCCGGGGCGACCCAGGCGCAGTTTGAAGAGCTGAGCAACAAGGCCAAAGAAGGCTGCCCGGTGTCCAAGGTGCTGAATGCCAAGATCAGCCTGGATGCTACGTTGGTTAGCTGA
- a CDS encoding gamma carbonic anhydrase family protein, with protein sequence MSLRKYLNHTPLLGKGAFVDGSAVVIGDVEIGEDSSVWPLTVIRGDMHRIRIGARTSVQDGCVLHITHAGPFNPDGFPCLIGDDVTIAHKVMLHGCSVGSRVLIGMGSIVMDGAVVEDDVIIGAGSLVPPGKRLESGFLYVGSPVKQIRPLTDKENAFFTYSAANYVKLKDLHLAEGYDKV encoded by the coding sequence GTGTCCCTTCGCAAGTATCTGAACCACACGCCGCTACTGGGCAAAGGCGCTTTTGTCGACGGCTCGGCGGTGGTAATCGGCGACGTAGAAATCGGCGAAGACAGCTCCGTCTGGCCGCTGACAGTGATCCGTGGCGACATGCACCGCATCCGCATCGGTGCACGCACCAGCGTCCAGGATGGCTGCGTGCTGCACATCACCCACGCCGGGCCGTTCAATCCCGATGGCTTTCCTTGCTTGATCGGCGATGACGTGACCATCGCGCACAAGGTCATGCTTCACGGTTGTTCGGTGGGCAGCCGGGTGCTGATTGGCATGGGCAGCATCGTCATGGACGGTGCGGTGGTGGAAGACGATGTGATCATCGGCGCCGGCAGCCTGGTGCCGCCGGGCAAGCGTCTGGAAAGCGGTTTCCTGTATGTCGGCAGCCCGGTGAAACAGATCCGGCCACTTACTGACAAGGAAAACGCCTTTTTCACCTACAGCGCGGCGAACTACGTGAAGCTCAAGGACCTGCATCTGGCTGAAGGCTACGACAAGGTCTGA
- a CDS encoding DUF1161 domain-containing protein has product MKKFILAVGLLSLAGTAFADGKSCEELKAEIAAKLDAKGVAGYSLEIADKGAEAGGKVVGTCEKGTKVIVYTR; this is encoded by the coding sequence ATGAAGAAGTTTATTTTGGCAGTAGGTTTGTTGAGCCTTGCAGGAACGGCCTTTGCTGACGGCAAGTCCTGTGAAGAGCTGAAAGCTGAAATCGCGGCGAAACTGGACGCCAAGGGCGTTGCCGGTTATTCGCTGGAAATCGCCGATAAAGGCGCGGAAGCTGGCGGCAAAGTCGTCGGTACCTGTGAGAAAGGCACCAAAGTCATCGTCTACACCAGGTAG
- a CDS encoding gluconate 2-dehydrogenase subunit 3 family protein yields the protein MSDQDRDNPRREFLRKSLTLIPVVTVASTALGSSVLLAAPEPAPANPGKTPVSTSTFEPTYFTAEEWTFIKAAVAQLIPNDAQGPGALEAGVPEYIDRQMNTPYAAGALWFMQGPFNADAPAEMGWQSKLVPKEIYRLGIAATDAWSKAFNGKVFAEQDSATRDDLLKQLEAGKPEFDSVPSKIFFNLLLQNTKEGFFCDPIHGGNKGMVGWTMIGFPGARADFMDWVERNEQYPFPAVSIRGERA from the coding sequence ATGTCTGATCAAGATCGAGACAACCCGCGGCGTGAGTTTTTGCGCAAATCCCTGACCTTGATCCCGGTGGTCACCGTCGCCAGCACTGCGCTGGGCAGCTCCGTCCTGCTCGCCGCGCCAGAACCGGCGCCGGCCAATCCCGGCAAAACACCCGTCAGCACCAGCACCTTTGAACCGACCTACTTCACCGCCGAAGAATGGACGTTTATCAAGGCTGCCGTCGCGCAACTGATCCCAAACGATGCCCAAGGGCCAGGCGCTCTGGAAGCCGGCGTGCCGGAATACATCGACCGGCAGATGAACACCCCGTACGCCGCCGGCGCCCTGTGGTTCATGCAAGGCCCGTTCAACGCCGACGCTCCGGCGGAGATGGGCTGGCAGAGCAAGCTCGTGCCCAAAGAGATCTATCGCCTGGGCATTGCCGCAACGGATGCTTGGTCGAAAGCCTTCAACGGTAAAGTATTTGCTGAGCAAGACAGCGCTACCCGAGACGATTTACTCAAGCAACTCGAAGCCGGAAAACCTGAGTTCGACAGCGTGCCGTCGAAGATTTTCTTCAACTTGCTGCTGCAAAACACCAAAGAAGGGTTCTTCTGCGACCCGATCCACGGTGGCAACAAAGGCATGGTCGGCTGGACCATGATCGGCTTCCCCGGCGCCCGCGCCGATTTCATGGATTGGGTGGAACGCAACGAGCAATACCCCTTCCCGGCAGTTTCGATTCGCGGCGAGAGGGCATAA
- a CDS encoding HAD family hydrolase — protein MHYQTVLFDLDGTLTDPREGITRSIQFALAKLGIDEPDLTKLEHFIGPPLLQAFMQFYGFDEPKAWEAVNFYRERFKVTGLYENRVFDGVTPLLETLSGQGRQLYIATSKPWVFAREIARHFDFAKHFKVIYGSELDGTRTNKVELIAHLIAEEGLDPANTLMIGDRKHDLIGARSNGLDAAAVGYGFGSHEELSAEAPAYHFETLEEMHQAFLQR, from the coding sequence ATGCATTACCAAACTGTTTTGTTCGACCTCGATGGCACCCTGACCGACCCACGCGAGGGCATTACCCGCTCGATTCAATTTGCCTTGGCCAAACTGGGCATCGATGAGCCCGACCTGACCAAACTCGAACACTTCATCGGCCCACCGCTGTTGCAGGCGTTCATGCAGTTCTACGGGTTCGACGAACCCAAGGCCTGGGAAGCGGTGAATTTCTATCGCGAGCGTTTCAAAGTCACCGGCCTGTATGAAAACCGCGTGTTCGACGGTGTTACACCGCTGCTGGAAACCCTGAGCGGGCAAGGACGACAGCTGTATATCGCCACCTCCAAACCCTGGGTGTTCGCCCGCGAGATCGCCCGCCACTTCGACTTCGCCAAACACTTCAAAGTGATTTACGGCAGCGAACTGGACGGCACGCGGACCAATAAGGTCGAGCTGATTGCCCATTTGATCGCCGAAGAAGGCCTGGACCCGGCCAATACTCTGATGATCGGCGACCGCAAACACGACTTGATCGGCGCCCGGAGCAACGGCCTGGACGCAGCGGCCGTGGGGTACGGATTCGGCAGCCACGAAGAACTGAGCGCCGAAGCACCGGCGTATCACTTCGAAACGCTGGAAGAGATGCATCAGGCGTTTCTGCAGCGTTAG
- a CDS encoding DUF1161 domain-containing protein encodes MKRFALAIICCALATSALAATKDCEELKNEIEIKIQANAVPSYTLEIVTKEEAAKHDVAMIVGTCENGTKAIIYQKNDR; translated from the coding sequence ATGAAACGTTTTGCCTTGGCGATTATCTGTTGCGCGCTGGCCACTTCGGCACTGGCCGCGACCAAAGACTGCGAAGAACTCAAGAATGAGATCGAGATCAAGATTCAGGCCAACGCGGTGCCTTCCTACACCCTGGAAATCGTCACCAAGGAAGAAGCCGCCAAGCACGACGTAGCGATGATCGTTGGCACCTGCGAAAACGGCACTAAAGCCATCATCTACCAAAAGAACGATCGCTGA
- a CDS encoding LLM class flavin-dependent oxidoreductase translates to MKRLSDIKYSTLDLVPVRENGSAAQSLRNSLDLAQHVEKFGYTRFWVAEHHNMDGIASSATSVLLGYLAGGTSTIRVGSGGVMLPNHAPLVIAEQFGTLESLYPGRIDLGLGRAPGSDQMTARALRRERSGSADDFPEDVAELVRYLGPRTPDQRIIAMPGTGTNVPVWLLGSSLFSAQLAGERGLPYAFASHFAPRFMHEAIRVYRNHFKPSAVLDKPYVMLGVPLVAAATDEQADYLATSVYQRILALMRGQSLVQRPPVKTMDGLWLPHEKEAVGDFLGLAMVGSPQKIRAKLEVLIEQTQADELIFTSDLYEHADRIHSYELLAQVMKG, encoded by the coding sequence ATGAAACGATTGTCCGATATCAAGTACTCCACCCTCGACCTGGTGCCCGTGCGGGAGAACGGCAGTGCAGCCCAGTCGCTGCGCAATTCTCTGGACCTGGCGCAGCACGTCGAAAAATTCGGCTACACCCGCTTTTGGGTGGCTGAACACCACAACATGGACGGCATCGCCAGTTCCGCGACCTCGGTGTTGCTCGGTTATCTGGCCGGCGGCACCTCGACCATTCGCGTCGGTTCAGGTGGTGTGATGCTGCCCAACCACGCGCCGTTGGTGATCGCCGAACAGTTCGGCACTCTGGAAAGCCTCTATCCCGGCCGTATCGACCTGGGCCTGGGCCGTGCGCCGGGTTCCGATCAGATGACCGCCCGCGCGCTGCGCCGTGAACGCTCCGGCAGTGCTGATGACTTCCCTGAAGATGTTGCAGAGCTGGTGCGTTATCTCGGCCCGCGCACACCGGATCAGCGGATCATCGCGATGCCAGGCACCGGCACCAATGTCCCGGTGTGGTTGCTGGGTTCGAGCCTGTTCAGTGCACAACTGGCCGGTGAGCGCGGTTTGCCCTACGCCTTCGCCTCGCATTTCGCACCGCGTTTCATGCATGAGGCGATTCGCGTCTACCGCAATCACTTCAAGCCGTCGGCGGTTTTGGACAAGCCCTACGTGATGCTCGGCGTGCCCCTGGTGGCGGCCGCCACCGACGAACAGGCCGATTACCTGGCGACCTCGGTCTACCAGCGAATCCTCGCGTTGATGCGCGGCCAGAGCCTGGTGCAACGTCCACCGGTGAAAACCATGGACGGCCTGTGGTTGCCCCATGAAAAAGAAGCGGTGGGCGATTTCCTTGGTCTGGCCATGGTCGGCAGCCCGCAGAAAATCCGCGCCAAGCTGGAAGTGCTGATTGAGCAGACCCAGGCTGACGAGTTGATCTTTACCAGCGACCTGTACGAACACGCCGATCGCATACATTCCTACGAGTTGCTGGCGCAGGTCATGAAAGGCTGA
- a CDS encoding YheV family putative zinc ribbon protein, producing the protein MSEGPVITKKRFIAGAVCPACSEPDKLMMWNEDEVPHRECVACGYSDTLNEQGLSVPKELGTRVNVSALKAPDAKVQAVQFFPNPKLKKKPDEQH; encoded by the coding sequence ATGAGCGAGGGGCCTGTGATCACGAAAAAACGCTTTATCGCCGGGGCGGTCTGCCCGGCGTGCAGCGAGCCGGACAAGTTGATGATGTGGAACGAAGACGAGGTCCCGCACCGTGAGTGCGTGGCCTGCGGTTATTCCGACACGCTCAATGAACAAGGCTTGTCCGTGCCCAAGGAATTGGGCACGCGGGTCAACGTTTCGGCGCTGAAAGCGCCGGACGCCAAGGTTCAGGCGGTGCAATTCTTCCCGAACCCGAAACTGAAGAAAAAGCCTGACGAACAACATTGA
- a CDS encoding GMC family oxidoreductase, with product MATVMKKVDAVIVGFGWTGAIMAKELTEAGLNVLALERGPMQDTYPDGNYPQVIDELTYSVRKKLFQDISKETVTIRHSVNDIALPNRQLGAFLPGNGVGGAGLHWSGVHFRVDPIELRMRSHYEERYGKSFIPKDMTIQDFGVSYEELEPFFDYAEKVFGTSGQAWTVNGQRVGEGKGGNPYAPDRSNPFPLESQKNTVSAQLFQKAATAVGYKPYNLPSANTSGPYTNPYGAQMGPCNFCGFCSGYVCYMYSKASPNVNILPALKPLPNFELRPNSHVLRVNLDSTKSKATGVTYIDGQGREIEQPADLVILGAFQFHNVRLMLLSGIGKPYDPISGEGVVGKNFAYQNMATIKAFFDKDTHTNNFIGAGGNGVAIDDFNADNFDHGPHGFVGGSPMWVNQAGSRPIAGTSNPPGTPAWGSAWKRATADYYTHQVSMDAHGAHQSYRGNYLDLDPVYRDAYGLPLLRMTFDWQENDIKMNRFMVEKMGKIAEAMGPKAIAVIGKKVGDHFNTASYQTTHLNGGAIMGTDPKTSALNRYLQSWDVHNVFVPGASAFPQGLGYNPTGLVAALTYWSARAIREQYLKNPGPLVQA from the coding sequence ATGGCAACGGTAATGAAGAAGGTCGACGCAGTGATCGTCGGTTTCGGCTGGACCGGCGCGATCATGGCCAAAGAGCTGACAGAAGCAGGCCTGAACGTGTTGGCGCTGGAGCGCGGACCGATGCAGGACACTTACCCTGACGGCAATTATCCGCAGGTGATCGACGAACTCACCTACAGCGTGCGTAAGAAACTTTTCCAGGACATCTCCAAAGAGACGGTGACCATTCGCCATAGCGTGAATGACATCGCGCTACCGAACCGTCAGCTCGGAGCCTTCCTGCCCGGCAACGGTGTGGGCGGCGCCGGTCTGCATTGGTCCGGCGTGCACTTTCGGGTCGATCCGATCGAGTTGCGGATGCGCAGCCACTACGAAGAACGCTACGGCAAAAGCTTCATCCCCAAGGACATGACCATCCAGGATTTCGGCGTCAGCTATGAAGAGCTGGAACCGTTTTTTGATTACGCCGAGAAGGTGTTCGGTACGTCGGGTCAGGCCTGGACGGTGAACGGTCAACGGGTCGGCGAAGGCAAGGGCGGCAACCCTTACGCGCCGGATCGCTCGAACCCGTTTCCGCTGGAATCCCAGAAGAACACGGTTTCCGCACAGCTGTTTCAGAAAGCCGCCACAGCCGTAGGTTACAAACCCTACAACCTGCCGTCGGCCAATACGTCCGGCCCGTACACCAATCCCTACGGCGCCCAGATGGGCCCGTGCAACTTCTGCGGTTTTTGCAGCGGCTACGTTTGCTACATGTACTCCAAGGCTTCGCCCAACGTGAACATTCTGCCGGCGCTCAAGCCGCTGCCGAATTTCGAACTGCGGCCTAATTCCCACGTGTTGCGGGTCAACCTCGACAGCACCAAGAGCAAAGCCACCGGCGTGACTTACATCGATGGCCAGGGCCGGGAGATCGAGCAACCGGCAGATCTGGTGATCCTCGGCGCGTTCCAGTTCCACAACGTGCGATTGATGTTGCTCTCCGGCATCGGCAAGCCTTACGACCCGATCAGCGGTGAAGGCGTGGTCGGCAAGAACTTCGCCTACCAGAACATGGCCACGATCAAGGCGTTCTTCGACAAGGACACCCACACCAACAACTTCATCGGTGCCGGCGGTAATGGCGTGGCGATCGATGACTTCAATGCCGACAACTTCGACCACGGGCCGCACGGCTTCGTCGGCGGCTCGCCGATGTGGGTCAACCAGGCCGGCAGCCGGCCAATCGCCGGGACCTCCAACCCGCCCGGCACTCCGGCTTGGGGTAGCGCCTGGAAACGCGCCACCGCGGATTACTACACTCACCAGGTGTCGATGGACGCCCACGGCGCGCATCAGTCCTACCGTGGCAACTACCTGGATCTCGACCCTGTTTACCGCGATGCCTACGGCTTGCCACTGCTGCGGATGACCTTCGACTGGCAGGAAAACGACATCAAGATGAACCGCTTCATGGTCGAGAAAATGGGCAAGATCGCCGAAGCGATGGGCCCGAAAGCCATCGCCGTGATCGGCAAGAAGGTCGGTGATCACTTCAACACCGCGTCTTACCAGACCACCCACCTCAACGGTGGCGCAATCATGGGCACCGATCCGAAAACCAGCGCCCTGAACCGATACCTTCAGAGCTGGGACGTGCACAACGTATTCGTCCCAGGCGCGTCGGCTTTCCCACAAGGCTTGGGCTACAACCCTACGGGCCTGGTCGCCGCATTGACCTACTGGTCGGCCCGGGCGATCCGTGAGCAGTACCTGAAAAACCCCGGCCCGCTGGTTCAGGCTTAA
- a CDS encoding dodecin — MTDHHTYKKVELVGSSPTSIEDAINNALAEASKSLKHLEWFEVTETRGHIKDGKAAHFQVTLKVGFRIASS; from the coding sequence ATGACTGATCACCACACCTACAAGAAAGTCGAGCTGGTCGGCTCGTCCCCTACCAGCATCGAAGATGCAATCAACAACGCGCTGGCCGAAGCCAGCAAAAGCCTCAAGCATCTGGAATGGTTCGAAGTGACCGAGACCCGAGGCCACATCAAGGACGGCAAGGCAGCCCATTTCCAGGTGACCTTGAAAGTCGGGTTCCGGATTGCCAGCAGCTGA
- a CDS encoding aminopeptidase, which yields MIRPFSSLGLLDRVLRVLFPGVLFLLLNGCASVSYYSQLANGQLQLLRAREPVAKVIADPQRDPKLRAHLAQSQKARVFASEQLHLPDNQSYRLYADIGRPYVVWNVFVTPEFSLKPQNHCFPIAGCVAYRGYYSQSAARGEAAVRRLQGMDVSIGGVEAYSTLGWFNDPIISSMMNWGDERLATLIFHELAHQRFYVKDDTEFNESFATFVEQEGTRQWRASRRLAPENGATLRQRDQLTQLVLDTRTRLERLYAQPLPIEQMRQRKAEAFEQLRSDYRAMRDGQWNGDKRYDAWINAPMNNAKLLPFGLYDQWVPAFAALFKQVGGDWVRFYAEVEKLGGLPVVERKAALKGLAES from the coding sequence GTGATCAGGCCGTTTTCAAGCCTTGGGTTACTTGATCGCGTTTTGCGCGTTTTGTTTCCGGGTGTGTTGTTTTTGTTGCTCAACGGTTGCGCCAGCGTCAGCTACTACAGCCAGTTGGCCAATGGTCAGCTGCAATTGCTGCGGGCCCGAGAGCCGGTGGCCAAGGTGATTGCCGATCCCCAACGCGATCCGAAACTGCGTGCGCACCTGGCCCAGTCGCAAAAGGCCCGGGTGTTCGCCAGCGAGCAGTTGCACCTGCCAGATAACCAGAGCTATCGCCTATACGCCGACATTGGCCGGCCCTATGTGGTCTGGAATGTCTTTGTCACGCCGGAATTTTCCCTGAAGCCGCAAAACCATTGCTTCCCCATCGCCGGTTGCGTCGCCTATCGCGGTTATTACAGCCAGAGCGCGGCCCGTGGCGAAGCGGCAGTGCGGCGCCTGCAAGGCATGGACGTGTCGATCGGCGGGGTCGAGGCCTACTCGACGCTGGGCTGGTTCAACGACCCGATCATCAGCTCAATGATGAATTGGGGCGATGAGCGACTGGCGACGCTGATCTTTCATGAACTGGCGCATCAACGTTTCTATGTGAAGGACGACACCGAGTTCAACGAATCCTTTGCCACGTTTGTCGAGCAGGAAGGCACCCGACAATGGCGCGCCAGCCGTAGGCTTGCCCCGGAAAACGGTGCGACGCTGCGACAACGCGATCAGCTCACTCAACTGGTTCTGGACACCCGCACACGCCTTGAACGCCTGTACGCCCAACCCCTGCCCATCGAGCAGATGCGCCAGCGCAAAGCCGAAGCGTTCGAACAGCTGCGCAGCGACTACCGGGCGATGCGTGACGGCCAATGGAACGGGGACAAACGCTATGACGCGTGGATCAATGCACCGATGAACAATGCCAAGCTGCTGCCGTTTGGTTTGTACGACCAATGGGTACCGGCGTTTGCGGCGTTGTTCAAGCAGGTTGGTGGGGATTGGGTGAGGTTTTATGCCGAGGTGGAGAAGCTGGGTGGGTTGCCGGTTGTTGAGCGTAAGGCGGCGTTGAAAGGGTTGGCAGAGTCCTAG